In a genomic window of Methanoregula sp. UBA64:
- a CDS encoding ion transporter, with the protein MPEEHASFSARVESVRRRVFDIIEESPHPSVWAPRFNIFMSVLIVLNISVVILESVAGLAALYNPVFVTIDVVSVLIFTIEYILRLWTCTLNPKFSSVVTGRARFALTPMSIIDLLAILPFYLPMFIPVDLRMLRALRLMRLVRILKIGRYSEAAKTFQRVIVNKKEEILLALFILLIVLVFSSSLMYTVEHEAQPDKFPDIPHAMWWGIVTLATVGYGDVYPITPLGQFFGGIVLIIGIGVFALPTGIFASGFIDVINERRQKMEYVCPYCGKRHDAAGNKLDPDTPPPDTSPGQQEQNSPPGS; encoded by the coding sequence TTGCCGGAAGAACACGCCTCTTTTTCTGCCAGAGTTGAATCGGTTCGGCGCCGGGTCTTCGATATCATCGAAGAGAGTCCGCACCCCAGCGTATGGGCTCCGCGCTTCAACATCTTCATGAGCGTGCTCATTGTCCTCAACATCTCGGTAGTAATCCTCGAATCCGTAGCAGGTCTTGCGGCACTCTATAACCCGGTCTTTGTAACGATCGATGTCGTCTCTGTGCTGATCTTTACTATTGAATACATTCTCCGTCTCTGGACCTGCACGCTCAACCCGAAATTTTCATCCGTGGTGACCGGCCGCGCCCGGTTCGCGCTCACCCCCATGTCCATCATCGACCTGCTTGCCATCCTGCCGTTTTACCTGCCGATGTTCATCCCGGTCGATCTCCGGATGCTGCGGGCCCTCCGGCTCATGCGCCTGGTGCGGATCCTCAAGATCGGGAGGTATTCGGAAGCGGCAAAGACCTTCCAGCGGGTGATCGTCAACAAAAAAGAGGAGATCCTCCTTGCGCTCTTTATCCTGCTTATCGTACTGGTCTTCTCGTCAAGCCTGATGTACACAGTCGAGCACGAGGCCCAGCCGGATAAGTTCCCGGACATCCCGCATGCAATGTGGTGGGGGATCGTGACTCTTGCTACGGTGGGGTACGGCGACGTGTATCCCATAACCCCGCTCGGGCAGTTCTTTGGCGGGATTGTTCTTATTATCGGAATCGGGGTTTTCGCGCTGCCGACCGGTATCTTTGCTTCCGGGTTTATCGATGTGATCAACGAACGGCGGCAGAAGATGGAGTACGTCTGCCCGTACTGCGGGAAACGCCACGATGCCGCGGGGAACAAGCTGGATCCCGATACGCCGCCTCCGGATACTTCCCCGGGCCAGCAGGAACAAAATTCCCCGCCGG